One region of Malania oleifera isolate guangnan ecotype guangnan chromosome 6, ASM2987363v1, whole genome shotgun sequence genomic DNA includes:
- the LOC131157441 gene encoding protein MANNAN SYNTHESIS-RELATED 1 gives MAVDPRQVVAGFLTLTMFVMLANMIKRDHFDSVQMKLPGAEEVHFDTAKGTEQSLVKRSSLHNVPWKENEEELKPCWTKPTPVKEAEQSKGFIIFSLTNGPEYHVSQIADAVIVAKYLGATLVLPDIRGNKPGDERNFEDIYDVEKFVKSLNGVVQVAKNQPAEISSRNLAVVRVPNRVTEVHIAEHIEPIFRAKGNIRLATYFSSVNMRKAEQKSNIDSVACLAKFGTLELQPEVHEVVDSMIERLRKLSRKSGGHFIAVDLRVDILETEGCQGSGNAKKKSCYSPQEVAVFLRKIGFDSDTTIYVTQSRWDSHLDPLKDFFPKVYTKDGIIPADKKPKFLDSEASEFEEAIDFYICSQSDVFVPAISGLFYANVAGKRIAAGRNQILVPANIAGSSASAVDFISPYVSKKNHFAYACFC, from the exons ATGGCGGTAGATCCGAGGCAGGTAGTGGCTGGGTTCTTGACACTGACGATGTTCGTCATGCTTGCCAACATGATCAAGAGAGACCATTTCGATTCTGTTCAA ATGAAACTTCCAGGTGCAGAAGAGGTTCATTTTGATACTGCCAAGGGTACAGAGCAGAGCCTAGTCAAACGTTCTAGTTTGCACAATGTGCCGTGGAAGGAGAATGAGGAAGAGCTTAAGCCATGTTGGACCAAGCCAACTCCAG TTAAAGAGGCAGAGCAATCGAAAGGGTTCATCATTTTCTCATTGACTAATGGCCCTGAATACCATGTATCTCAG ATTGCTGATGCGGTGATAGTGGCAAAATATCTGGGAGCAACTCTTGTACTCCCTGACATTAGGGGAAACAAACCAGGTGATGAGAG GAACTTTGAAGATATTTATGATGTTGAGAAGTTTGTAAAAAGCCTCAATGGGGTGGTCCAAGTGGCAAAGAATCAACCTGCTGAAATATCATCGAGAAATCTTGCAGTTGTGAGGGTCCCAAATCGGGTTACAGAAGTTCACATTGCAGAGCATATTGAACCTATTTTTAGAGCAAAGGGAAACATAAGGTTGGCAACTTACTTCTCCTCTGTAAATATGAGAAAGGCGGAACAAAAGAGTAACATTGATTCAGTTGCATGCCTGGCAAAGTTTGGAACTCTAGAGTTGCAACCAGAGGTTCATGAAGTGGTAGACTCAATGATTGAGCGATTACGAAAATTGAGCCGGAAATCAGGTGGCCACTTTATCGCAGTGGACCTGAGGGTGGATATCCTGGAGACTGAGGGTTGCCAAGGAAGTGGTAACGCTAAAAAGAAGAGTTGTTACAGTCCTCAGGAGGTTGCTGTATTTTTGAGGAAGATTggttttgacagtgataccacgATCTATGTAACTCAGTCAAGGTGGGATAGCCATCTTGATCCTCTGAAGGATTTCTTCCCCAAAGTTTATACTAAG GATGGCATAATACCTGCAGATAAAAAGCCAAAGTTCCTAGACTCAGAAGCTTCCGAATTCGAAGAGGCTATTGACTTTTACATCTGTTCTCAGAGTGATGTATTTGTGCCAGCCATATCTGGCCTGTTCTATGCAAACGTGGCTGGTAAGAGAATTGCTGCTGGAAGGAATCAGATACTTGTTCCAGCTAACATAGCTGGATCCTCTGCATCTGCTGTTGATTTCATCTCCCCTTATGTCTCAAAGAAGAATCACTTTGCCTATGCATGTTTTTGTTAA